In one Brienomyrus brachyistius isolate T26 chromosome 7, BBRACH_0.4, whole genome shotgun sequence genomic region, the following are encoded:
- the fut7 gene encoding alpha-(1,3)-fucosyltransferase 7 isoform X2 codes for MQVNSMQVPSTHPLFQPRQHEAKNTLVGMPVKIYSMVTCFLVCLTVFSLLYLHDNLNSGIFNAPKHNSSISILIWHWPFGHPYSLAGDICWDMYRIPGCHLHDNHSLFSQADVVVFHHHELKTRQLQLPLHLHRPANQKWLWLSLESPASNGNLASYDGLFNWTMSYRRDADIFIPYGELVSKIHAKDDENNVFHENKSSLACWVISNYNPQQARVKVVQKLMKIINLDLYGNSFKRPLPHGKLLPTISRCHFYLAFENAQYKDYITEKLWQNSFQAGTVPVVLGPPRENYEAMVPHNSFIHVDDFKTVEELAEYLTQTTANPTRSTENQD; via the exons ATGCAAGTGAATTCTATGCAagttccatccacccatccattgtTCCAACCGAGGCAGCACGAGGCAAAGAACACTCTGGTTGGAATGCCAGTGAAAATATATTCAATGGTCACCTGCTTCCTGGTCTGTTTGACTGTCTTCTCTTTGCTCTACCTCCACGACAATCTGAATAGTGGCATTTTCAATGCCCCTAAACATAAttccagcatcagcatcttgatCTGGCATTGGCCATTCGGGCACCCTTACAGCCTAGCCGGTGACATCTGTTGGGATATGTACCGCATCCCTGGCTGCCACCTCCATGACAACCACTCGCTGTTCAGCCAGGCCGACGTCGTTGTCTTTCACCACCATGAACTAAAGACCCGCCAACTGCAGCTACCGCTGCACCTCCACCGTCCAGCTAACCAGAAGTGGCTCTGGCTGTCACTGGAGTCTCCGGCCTCCAACGGCAACCTGGCCTCCTACGATGGTCTGTTCAACTGGACCATGAGCTACCGCCGCGATGCTGACATCTTCATACCCTACGGAGAACTGGTTTCCAAGATACATGCTAAGGATGACGAGAACAATGTCTTCCATGAGAACAAGTCTTCACTGGCCTGTTGGGTGATCAGCAACTACAATCCTCAACAGGCAAGGGTTAAGGTTGTCCAGAAACTCATGAAAATAATTAACCTGGACCTTTATGGAAATAGCTTCAAAAGGCCACTTCCACATGGAAAGCTTCTGCCGACCATCTCCCGCTGCCACTTCTACTTGGCTTTTGAGAACGCACAATACAAAGACTACATCACTGAGAAGCTGTGGCAAAACTCTTTTCAGGCAGGTACAGTGCCGGTGGTCTTGGGTCCTCCACGGGAAAACTATGAGGCCATGGTGCCTCACAACTCCTTCATCCATGTAGATGACTTCAAGACCGTGGAGGAGCTGGCGGAGTACCTCACACAGACAACGGCAAACCCAACAAG aagcaccGAAAACCAAGACTGA
- the fut7 gene encoding alpha-(1,3)-fucosyltransferase 7 isoform X1 yields MQVNSMQVPSTHPLFQPRQHEAKNTLVGMPVKIYSMVTCFLVCLTVFSLLYLHDNLNSGIFNAPKHNSSISILIWHWPFGHPYSLAGDICWDMYRIPGCHLHDNHSLFSQADVVVFHHHELKTRQLQLPLHLHRPANQKWLWLSLESPASNGNLASYDGLFNWTMSYRRDADIFIPYGELVSKIHAKDDENNVFHENKSSLACWVISNYNPQQARVKVVQKLMKIINLDLYGNSFKRPLPHGKLLPTISRCHFYLAFENAQYKDYITEKLWQNSFQAGTVPVVLGPPRENYEAMVPHNSFIHVDDFKTVEELAEYLTQTTANPTRYRSYFKWHRNHDVKLYTDWRERLCKVCTVYHKLPPKKIYRDLQGSTENQD; encoded by the exons ATGCAAGTGAATTCTATGCAagttccatccacccatccattgtTCCAACCGAGGCAGCACGAGGCAAAGAACACTCTGGTTGGAATGCCAGTGAAAATATATTCAATGGTCACCTGCTTCCTGGTCTGTTTGACTGTCTTCTCTTTGCTCTACCTCCACGACAATCTGAATAGTGGCATTTTCAATGCCCCTAAACATAAttccagcatcagcatcttgatCTGGCATTGGCCATTCGGGCACCCTTACAGCCTAGCCGGTGACATCTGTTGGGATATGTACCGCATCCCTGGCTGCCACCTCCATGACAACCACTCGCTGTTCAGCCAGGCCGACGTCGTTGTCTTTCACCACCATGAACTAAAGACCCGCCAACTGCAGCTACCGCTGCACCTCCACCGTCCAGCTAACCAGAAGTGGCTCTGGCTGTCACTGGAGTCTCCGGCCTCCAACGGCAACCTGGCCTCCTACGATGGTCTGTTCAACTGGACCATGAGCTACCGCCGCGATGCTGACATCTTCATACCCTACGGAGAACTGGTTTCCAAGATACATGCTAAGGATGACGAGAACAATGTCTTCCATGAGAACAAGTCTTCACTGGCCTGTTGGGTGATCAGCAACTACAATCCTCAACAGGCAAGGGTTAAGGTTGTCCAGAAACTCATGAAAATAATTAACCTGGACCTTTATGGAAATAGCTTCAAAAGGCCACTTCCACATGGAAAGCTTCTGCCGACCATCTCCCGCTGCCACTTCTACTTGGCTTTTGAGAACGCACAATACAAAGACTACATCACTGAGAAGCTGTGGCAAAACTCTTTTCAGGCAGGTACAGTGCCGGTGGTCTTGGGTCCTCCACGGGAAAACTATGAGGCCATGGTGCCTCACAACTCCTTCATCCATGTAGATGACTTCAAGACCGTGGAGGAGCTGGCGGAGTACCTCACACAGACAACGGCAAACCCAACAAGGTACAGGTCGTACTTCAAATGGCACCGCAACCACGACGTGAAGCTCTATACTGACTGGAGAGAGAGACTGTGCAAGGTTTGCACGGTTTACCACAAGTTGCCACCCAAGAAGATCTACCGAGACCTCCAAGG aagcaccGAAAACCAAGACTGA